From the Labrus mixtus chromosome 17, fLabMix1.1, whole genome shotgun sequence genome, one window contains:
- the sptan1 gene encoding spectrin alpha chain, non-erythrocytic 1 isoform X4 has translation MDTAGAKVLETAEDIQERRQQVLDRYRRFKDLSIMRRQKLEDSYRFQFFRRDADELEKWIQEKLQIASDENYKDPSNLQGKLQKHQAFEAEVQANSGAIIKLDDTGNLMINEGHFSSETIRTRLEELHRLWDLLLLRTKEKGTRLLQAQKLVQYLRECEDALDWISDKETMATSEELGQDLEHVELLQKKFEEFQTDLAAHEERVNEVNQLAAKLIQETHPEAELIVRKQDEVNAAWQRLKGLAQQRQGKLFGAAEVQRFNRDVDETISWIKEKEQLMASDDFGRDLASVQALLRKHEGLERDLAALEDKVNTLGGDAERLQQTHPQNAAQIHLKKDELITNWEQIRTLAAERHARLNDSYRLQRFTADFRDLTSWVTEMKALINADELANDVAGAEALLDRHQEHKGEIDAHEDSFRATDEAGQALLNTGHYASDEVKEKLGILTEEKESLLELWEVRRQQYEQCMDLQLFYRDTEQVDNWMSKQEAFLLNEDLGDSLDSVEALLKKHEDFEKSLSAQEEKITALDEFATKLIQNNHYAKEDVATRRDALLSRRNALHERAQSRRAALEDSFHLQQFFRDSDELKSWINEKMKTATDEAYKDPSNLQGKVQKHQAFEAELSANQSRIDALQKSGQELLDGKHYASDEVAGRMEEVSSQWKKLLEATELKGIKLREANQQQQFNRNVEDIELWLYEVEGHLASDDYGKDLTSVQNLQKKHALLEADVAAHQDRIDGITIQARQFQEAGHFDADNIRKKQEALVVRYEALREPMAARKQKLSDSLRLQQLFRDVEDEETWIREKEPIAASTNRGKDLIGVQNLLKKHQALQAEITGHEPRIKAVTQKGDAMVEEGHFAADDVKTKLAELHGRWDTLKSKASQRRQDLEDSLQAQQYFADANEAESWMREKEPIVGSPDYGKDEDSAEALLKKHEALMSDLSAYGSSIHSLKEQAQSCRQQVAPTDDETGKELVLALYDYQEKSPREVTMKKGDILTLLNSTNKDWWKVEVNDRQGFVPAAYVKKLDPTQSSSRENLLDEHGSIALRQDQIDNQHVAKEACSVSVRMMQVEELYGTLLELGGKRKDMLEKSCKKFMLFREANELQQWINEKEGALTNEEVGSDLEQVEVLQKKFDDFQKDLKANESRLRDINKVASELESEGLMAEEAPMVQAQQQELLGSAPGKDEADSKTASPWKNVRLAVQTTANFNTIKELNNRWRSLQQLAEERSNMLGSAHEVQRFHRDADETKEWIEEKNQALNTDNYGHDLASVQALQRKHEGFERDLAALGDKVNSLGETAERLIQSHPEAVDDIQEKCTELNTAWSSLVGRADQRKDKLGNSHDLQRFLSDFRDLMSWINGIRGLVSSEELAKDVTGAEALLERHQEHRTEIDARAGTFQAFEQFGQQLLVRGHYASPEIKQKLEALDRERADLEKAWVQRRMMLDQCLELQLFNRDCEQAENWMAAREAFLASDDKGDSLDSVEALIKKHEDFDKAINVQEEKIAALQSFADQLIGADHYAKPEIYNRRNEVLDRWRRLKAQMIEKRSKLGESQTLQQFSRDVDEIEAWISEKLQTATDESYKDPTNIQLSKLLSKHQKHQAFEAELHANADRIRGVIDTGNALIQRGACAGSEDAVKVRLNALDEQWQFLVNKSAEKSQKLKEANKQQNFNTGIKDFDFWLSEVEALLASEDYGKDLASVNNLLKKHQLLEADISAHEDRLKDLNGQADSLMASNAFDTTQVKDKRDAVNGRFTKIKSMAAGRRAKLNESHRLHQFFRDLDDEESWIKEKKLLVSSEDYGRDLTGVQNLRKKHKRLEAELGAHEPAIQSVLDTGKKLSDDNTIGQDEIQQRLAQFVDHWKELKDLSGARGKRLEESLEYQQFVANVEEEEAWINEKLNLVGSEDYGDTLAAVQGLLKKHEAFETDFTVHRDRVNDVCTNGEELIKKNNHHVDNISAKMAALRGKVSELERAAAQRKAKLDENSAFLQFNWKADVVESWIGEKENSLKTDDYGRDLSSVQTLLTKQETFDAGLQAFQQEGITNITALKDQLLAAQHVQSKAIEARHASLIKRWNQLLSNSAARKKKLLEAQEHFRKVEDLFLTFAKKASAFNSWFENAEEDLTDPVRCNSLEEIRALREAHEAFRSSLSSAQADFNQLAELDQQIKSYQVVSNPYTWFTMEALEETWRNLQKIIKERELELQKEQRRQEENDKLRQEFAQHANAFHQWLQETRTYLLDGSCMVEESGTLESQLEATKRKHQEIRAMRSQLKKIEDLGAAMEEALILDNKYTEHSTVGLAQQWDQLDQLGMRMQHNLEQQIQARNTTGVTEEALKEFSMMFKHFDKEKSGRLNHQEFKSCLRSLGYDLPMVEEGEPDPEFEAILDTVDPNRDGNVSLQEYMAFMISRETENVKSSEEIESAFRALSTENKPYVTKEELYQNLSKEQADYCLSHMKPYLDSKGRELPTAFDFVEFTRSLFVN, from the exons ATGGACACTGCAGGGGCCAAAGTGCTGGAGACAGCCGAAGACATCCAGGAGCGCCGACAGCAGGTGCTCGACCGCTACCGGCGCTTCAAGGACCTGTCCATTATGCGCCGGCAGAAGCTGGAGGACTCTTACCGCTTTCAGTTCTTCCGCCGTGACGCAGACGAGTTGGAGAAGTGGATCCAGGAGAAGCTGCAGATTGCATCAGATGAGAACTACAAGGACCCCTCTAACCTGCAG GGTaagctgcagaaacaccagGCCTTTGAAGCTGAAGTTCAGGCCAACTCCGGGGCCATCATCAAACTGGACGATACTGGAAACCTGATGATCAACGAGGGGCACTTTTCCTCTGAGACCATTCGA ACTCGTCTGGAGGAGCTGCATCGTCTGTGGGACCTCCTGCTGCTGAGGACCAAGGAGAAGGGCACGCGCCTCCTGCAGGCCCAGAAACTGGTCCAGTACCTGCGTGAGTGTGAGGATGCTCTCGACTGGATCAGTGACAAG GAAACCATGGCGACCTCCGAGGAGCTGGGCCAGGACCTGGAGCACGTGGAGCTCCTGCAGAAGAAGTTTGAGGAGTTCCAGACAGACCTGGCCGCTCATGAGGAGCGCGTGAACGAGGTGAACCAGCTGGCAGCTAAGCTGATCCAGGAGACCCACCCCGAGGCGGAGCTCATCGTCCGTAAGCAGGACGAGGTGAACGCAGCCTGGCAGCGCCTGAAGGGCCTCGCCCAGCAGAGGCAGGGCAAGCTGTTCGGGGCTGCTGAGGTGCAGCGCTTCAACAG AGATGTGGATGAGACCATCAGCTGGATCAAGGAGAAGGAGCAGCTCATGGCCTCTGATGACTTTGGACGTGACCTGGCCAGCGTGCAGGCTCTGCTCCGCAAACACGAGGGTCTGGAGAGAGACCTGGCTGCTCTGGAAGACAAG GTTAACACTCTGGGTGGTGATGCAGAGCGCCTGCAGCAGACACATCCTCAAAACGCCGCCCAGATCCACCTGAAGAAGGACGAGCTCATCACCAACTGGGAACAGATCCGCACCCTGGCTGCTGAGCGTCACGCCCGCCTCAACGACTCGTACAG gCTGCAGCGTTTCACGGCTGACTTCAGGGATCTGACCAGCTGGGTGACGGAGATGAAAGCTCTGATTAATGCCGATGAACTGGCCAATGACGTGGCTGGAGCCGAGGCTCTGCTGGACCGCCACCAGGAGCACAAG ggAGAGATCGATGCTCATGAAGACAGCTTTAGAGCCACTGATGAAGCCGGTCAGGCCCTGCTCAACACCGGACACTACGCCTCTGATGAGGTCAAGGAAAAG CTGGGCATCCTCACTGAGGAGAAAGAGTCTCTGCTGGAGCTGTGGGAGGTTCGCAGGCAGCAGTACGAGCAGTGCATGGACCTGCAGCTCTTCTACAGAGACACCGAGCAGGTTGACAACTGGATGAGCAAACAAGAG GCTTTCCTCCTGAATGAAGACCTCGGGGACTCCCTGGACAGCGTAGAGGCCCTGCTGAAGAAACACGAGGACTTTGAGAAGTCTCTTAGTGCCCAGGAAGAGAAGATCACT GCCCTCGATGAGTTTGCTACCAAACTAATCCAGAACAACCACTACGCCAAAGAGGATGTGGCAACCCGCCGAGATGCT CTTCTCAGCCGCCGCAACGCCCTGCATGAGCGTGCTCAGTCTCGTCGTGCCGCCCTGGAGGACTCTTTCCACCTGCAGCAGTTCTTCAGGGACTCTGATGAGCTCAAGAGCTGGATCAATGAGAAGATGAAGACCGCTACAGATGAAGCCTACAAG GACCCCTCTAACCTGCAGGGTAAGGTGCAGAAACACCAGGCTTTTGAAGCTGagctgtcagccaatcagagccgcATCGACGCTCTGCAGAAGTCCGGTCAGGAGCTGCTGGATGGAAAACATTACGCCTCCGATGAGGTGGCCGGTCGCATGGAGGAGGTCAGCTCCCAGTGGAAGAAACTGCTGGAGGCCACTGAGCTCAAAG GCATCAAGCTGCGTGAGgccaaccagcagcagcagttcaaCAGGAACGTGGAGGACATCGAGCTGTGGCTGTACGAGGTTGAGGGTCACCTGGCTTCAGACGACTACGGGAAAGACCTGACGAGTGTCCAGAACCTGCAGAAGAAACACGCCCTGCTGGAGGCTGACGTGGCTGCTCACCAG GATCGCATTGATGGCATCACTATCCAAGCTCGCCAGTTCCAAGAGGCGGGACACTTTGACGCCGACAACATCCGTAAGAAGCAAGAGGCTTTGGTGGTGCGCTACGAAGCTCTCCGCGAGCCGATGGCTGCACGCAAGCAGAAGCTGTCCGACTCTttgaggctgcagcagctgttcagAGACGTGGAGGACGAggagacctggatcagagagaaagagccCATCGCTGCTTCCACTAACAGAG GCAAAGACCTGATTGGTGTCCAGAACCTGCTGAAGAAGCACCAGGCCCTGCAGGCCGAGATCACCGGGCACGAGCCTCGCATCAAGGCCGTCACCCAGAAAGGAGATGCCATGGTGGAGGAAG GACACTTTGCTGCAGATGATGTGAAAACTAAGCTGGCTGAACTGCACGGCCGCTGGGACACGCTGAAGTCGAAGGCCTCCCAGAGGAGGCAGGACCTGGAGGACTCTCTGCAGGCCCAGCAGTACTTTGCTGATGCCAACGAGGCTGAGTCCTGGATGAGGGAGAAGGAGCCCATCGTGGGGAGCCCGGACTACGGAAAAGACGAGGACTCTGCTGAG GCTCTGCTGAAGAAGCACGAGGCGCTGATGTCTGACCTGAGCGCCTACGGCAGCAGCATCCATTCCCTGAAGGAACAGGCTCAGTCCTGCAGG CAACAAGTGGCACCCACTGACGATGAGACCGGGAAGGAGCTGGTCCTCGCTCTGTACGACTACCAGGAGAAGAGTCCCCGTGAGGTCACCATGAAGAAGGGGGACATCCTCACTCTGCTCAACAGCACCAACAAG GACTGGTGGAAGGTGGAGGTGAACGATCGTCAGGGCTTCGTTCCTGCTGCCTATGTGAAGAAGCTGGACCCCACCCAGTCCTCCTCCAGGGAGAACCTGCTGGATGAGCATGGCAGCATCGCTCTGCGCCAAGACCAGATTGACAATCA ACATGTCGCCAAGGAGGCCTGCAGTGTGTCAGTGCGCATGATGCAGGTGGAAGAGCT gtaCGGCACTCTGCTGGAGCTGGGAGGGAAACGTAAAGACATGCTGGAGAAGAGCTGCAAGAAGTTCATGTTGTTCCGCGAGGCCAACGAGCTGCAGCAGTGGATCAACGAGAAGGAGGGCGCCCTCACAAACGAGGAGGTCGGGTCTGATCTGGAGCAGGTCGAGGTCCTGCAGAAGAAGTTTGACGACTTCCAGAAG GACTTGAAGGCCAACGAGTCCCGTCTGAGGGACATCAACAAGGTGGCGTCTGAGCTGGAGTCTGAGGGTCTCATGGCTGAAGAAGCCCCCATGGTTCAGGCTCAG CAACAAGAGCTGCTCGGTTCTGCTCCTGGcaag gATGAAGCTGATTCAAAGACTGCTTCTCCGTGGAAG AATGTACGCTTGGCTGTACAAACCACGGCTAACTTTAATACTATCAAG GAGCTGAACAATCGCTGGAGGTCCCTGCAGCAGCTGGCTGAAGAGAGAAGCAACATGCTGGGCAGTGCTCACGAGGTGCAGCGATTCCACAG GGATGCTGATGAAACCAAAGAGTGGATCGAGGAGAAGAACCAGGCCCTCAACACTGATAACTACGGACACGACTTGGCCAGCGTTCAGGCTCTGCAGCGCAAACATGAAGGCTTCGAGAGAGACCTGGCAGCCCTGGGTGATAAG GTGAATTCTCTCGGGGAGACAGCAGAGCGTCTCATCCAGTCCCACCCTGAGGCCGTGGATGACATCCAGGAGAAATGCACTGAGCTGAACACTGCATGGAGCAGCCTGGTGGGACGAGCTGACCAACGCAAAGACAAACTGGGCAACTCCCACGACCTGCAGCGCTTCCTCTCTGACTTCAG AGATCTGATGTCCTGGATTAACGGCATCCGAGGGTTGGTGTCCTCAGAGGAGCTGGCCAAAGATGTGACAGGAGCCGAGGCCCTTCTGGAAAGACATCAG GAGCATCGCACAGAGATTGATGCTCGTGCCGGAACCTTCCAGGCCTTTGAACAGTTCGGGCAGCAGCTTCTTGTGCGAGGACACTATGCTAGTCCTGAGATCAAGCAGAAACTTGAAGCACTGGATCGTGAGCGAGCAGACTTGGAGAAAGCCTGGGTGCAGCGTCGCATGATGTTGGACCAGTGCCTCGAGCTGCAG CTCTTCAATAGGGACTGTGAGCAGGCTGAGAACTGGATGGCGGCCCGTGAAGCTTTCCTCGCCAGTGACGACAAAGGTGACTCCCTGGACAGCGTTGAGGCTCTCATCAAGAAACATGAAGACTTCGACAAAGCCATCAACGTGCAGGAGGAGAAGATCGCTGCCCTGCAGTCCTTCGCTGACCAGCTGATTGGAGCCGATCATTATGCCAAACCTGAGATCTATAACCGCCGCAATGAAGTCCTGGACAG atGGCGTCGACTGAAGGCTCAGATGATCGAGAAACGCTCTAAGCTGGGAGAATCTCAGACTCTGCAGCAGTTCAGCAGAGATGTGGACGAGATCGAGGCCTGGATCAGCGAGAAGCTGCAGACTGCCACCGATGAGTCGTACAAGGATCCAACCAACATCCAG CTGTCCAAGCTGCTG AGCAAACACCAGAAACATCAGGCGTTCGAGGCCGAGCTGCACGCCAACGCAGACCGTATCCGTGGTGTCATCGATACCGGCAACGCCCTGATCCAGAGAGGAGCCTGCGCCGGCAGCGAGGACGCAGTCAAG GTCCGTCTGAACGCTCTGGATGAACAGTGGCAGTTCCTCGTCAACAAATCTGCAGAGAAGAGCCAGAAACTGAAAGAGGCCAACAAGCAGCAGAACTTCAACACAGGCATCAAAGACTTTGACTTCTGGCTCTCCGAG GTGGAAGCTCTTCTCGCCTCCGAGGATTACGGCAAAGACCTGGCCTCAGTCAACAACCTGCTGAAGAAACACCAGCTGCTGGAGGCCGACATTTCTGCACATGAG GACCGTCTGAAGGATCTGAACGGTCAGGCCGACAGCCTGATGGCCAGCAACGCCTTCGACACCACACAGGTGAAGGACAAACGTGACGCCGTCAACGGACGCTTCACCAAGATCAAGAGCATGGCTGCAGGCCGCCGAGCGAAACTCAACGAGTCCCACCGCCTGCACCAGTTCTTCAGGGACCTGGATGATGAAGAGTCATGGATCAA AGAGAAGAAGTTGCTTGTGAGTTCGGAGGACTACGGACGTGATTTGACAGGAGTACAGAATCTGAGGAAGAAACACAAGAGGCTGGAGGCCGAGCTGGGAGCCCACGAACCGGCCATCCAG tcGGTGCTGGACACGGGGAAGAAGCTGTCTGATGACAACACCATCGGTCAGGACGAGATCCAGCAGAGGCTCGCCCAGTTTGTCGACCACTGGAAGGAACTCAAAGACTTATCTGGAGCGAG gGGAAAGAGGCTGGAGGAGTCGCTGGAGTACCAGCAGTTTGTTGCGAATGTGGAAGAGGAAGAAGCGTGGATTAATGAGAAGTTGAATCTGGTGGGAAGCGAGGACTACGGAGACACGCTGGCTGCGGTGCAG GGCTTGTTGAAGAAGCATGAAGCGTTTGAGACGGACTTCACCGtgcacagagacagagtgaacGACGTGTGCACCAACGGAGAGGAGCTCATCAAGAAG aACAACCATCACGTGGACAACATCAGTGCAAAGATGGCGGCTCTGCGAGGCAAAGTGTCGGAGCTGGAGAGAGCGGCTGCTCAGAGGAAGGCCAAGCTGGACGAGAACTCCGCCTTCCTGCAGTTCAACTGGAAGGCTGACGTGGTCGAGTCCTGGATCG GTGAGAAGGAGAACAGCCTGAAGACCGACGACTACGGCAGAGACCTTTCCTCTGTGCAGACTCTTCTCACTAAGCAG GAGACGTTTGATGCCGGTCTGCAGGCCTTCCAGCAGGAGGGAATCACCAACATCACAGCGCTAAAAGACCAGCTGCTGGCCGCCCAGCACGTCCAATCAAAGGCCATCGAGGCTCGTCACGCTTCTTTGATAAAGCGCTGGAACCAGCTGCTGTCCAACTCTGCAGCCCGCAAGAAGAAGCTTCTGGAGGCTCAGGAGCACTTCAGAAAG GTTGAGGACTTGTTCCTGACATTCGCTAAGAAGGCGTCGGCCTTCAACAGCTGGTTTGAGAACGCGGAGGAGGATCTGACAGACCCGGTGAGGTGTAACTCTCTGGAGGAGATCCGGGCGCTGCGTGAGGCCCACGAGGCGTTCCGCTCCTCGTTGAGCTCGGCTCAGGCCGACTTCAACCAGCTGGCCGAGCTGGACCAGCAGATCAAGAGCTACCAGGTGGTGTCCAACCCCTACACCTGGTTCACCATGGAGGCGCTGGAGGAGACCTGGAGGAACCTGCAGAAGATCATCAAG GAGCGAGAGCTGGAGCTGcagaaggagcagaggaggcaggaggagaaCGACAAGCTGCGTCAGGAGTTTGCTCAACACGCCAACGCTTTCCACCAGTggctgcaggagaccag GACGTATCTGCTGGATGG